One Caretta caretta isolate rCarCar2 chromosome 24, rCarCar1.hap1, whole genome shotgun sequence genomic region harbors:
- the LOC125625900 gene encoding sodium/potassium-transporting ATPase subunit gamma: MATPTEAPRHDGHGHRDPFSYDYDTLRVVGLVLAIVMFVVGILTALSKKFKCKKSDSSLPEARQPGKTPTPAGSA, encoded by the exons ATGGCCACCCCCACCGAGGCACCTAGGCACG aTGGCCACGGACACCGGGATCCCTTCTCCTACG acTATGACACCCTGCGCGTGGTCGGCCTTGTCCTGGCCATTGTCATGTTCGTGGTGGGCATCCTGACAGCGCTGA GTAAGAAATTCAAATGTAAAAAGTCCGACTCCAG CCTGCCGGAGGCCAGGCAACCAGGAAAGACCCCAA CTCCAGCAGGCAGCGCGTAG